Proteins encoded together in one Deinococcus hopiensis KR-140 window:
- a CDS encoding helix-turn-helix domain-containing protein, translated as MEDLAEQLRQALKAKGITQVQLAEHLQTTQPVISRTLKASVVNDRSHWPAILELLGLELVLQPKLDTPIALAEELERR; from the coding sequence ATGGAAGACCTGGCTGAACAACTCCGCCAGGCCCTTAAGGCAAAGGGCATTACGCAGGTACAGCTCGCCGAGCACCTCCAAACCACTCAACCCGTCATCAGCCGCACACTCAAGGCCTCTGTCGTCAATGACCGGAGTCACTGGCCAGCCATCCTCGAACTACTTGGTCTGGAGCTTGTGCTTCAACCCAAGCTAGATACACCTATTGCCCTCGCCGAAGAACTCGAGCGGAGGTAG
- a CDS encoding glycoside hydrolase family 19 protein: MLERHGIDRSPERLGMFLAQWAHESEFTGVRENLHYSQASRICQTWPRRFPTVASASAAPFAGNPQALANQVYNGRMGNRPGSNDGWTYRGGGWPQLTGRDAYRAYRQRTELDLEGNPNLILQASVSAQVCGLFWTDRGLNAAADQGDMVTITQRINGGQNGAQDRLDRYHRVIPILRDQQAALAAQEELVRPSIPWKQLWVNGRQMDPATARGTPRGRPCPPWQGTSSWLRWGCSAFIPRGASVRTGRTLQTASLRSQLIRQIRYSRSPPRPLPRRAPCPICGPAIRSTHDPSSRF, encoded by the coding sequence GTGCTCGAGCGCCACGGCATTGACCGCAGCCCTGAGCGCCTGGGCATGTTTCTGGCACAGTGGGCGCACGAGTCTGAGTTCACCGGCGTGCGCGAGAACCTGCACTACTCTCAGGCCTCACGCATCTGCCAGACCTGGCCGCGCCGCTTCCCGACAGTGGCGAGTGCGAGCGCGGCCCCATTCGCTGGCAATCCGCAAGCACTGGCAAACCAGGTCTACAACGGACGGATGGGCAACCGGCCGGGCAGTAATGATGGCTGGACCTACCGGGGTGGCGGCTGGCCACAACTGACCGGACGCGACGCCTACCGCGCCTACAGGCAGCGCACCGAGCTGGACCTGGAAGGCAATCCCAACCTGATCCTGCAGGCCAGTGTCTCGGCCCAGGTGTGCGGCCTGTTCTGGACAGACCGGGGCCTGAACGCCGCAGCGGATCAGGGCGACATGGTGACGATCACGCAGCGCATCAACGGCGGGCAGAACGGGGCACAGGACCGCCTTGACCGCTACCACCGGGTGATTCCCATCCTGCGTGATCAGCAGGCGGCCCTGGCCGCCCAGGAAGAGCTCGTCCGCCCTTCGATTCCCTGGAAGCAGCTGTGGGTGAACGGGAGACAGATGGACCCGGCCACGGCCCGGGGTACACCTCGGGGAAGGCCGTGCCCGCCGTGGCAGGGGACATCCTCCTGGCTTCGGTGGGGATGCTCGGCGTTCATACCGCGAGGGGCATCAGTGCGGACCGGGCGAACGCTGCAAACAGCATCGCTCCGGTCCCAGTTGATCCGACAGATCCGGTACAGCAGGTCCCCACCCAGACCACTTCCCAGACGGGCGCCCTGCCCGATCTGCGGGCCCGCGATTAGGAGCACCCATGACCCCTCCTCCCGGTTCTGA
- the leuS gene encoding leucine--tRNA ligase yields MTKPDIAEPRSERYNPHATESKWQERWERDGLYTFREDPSKTKHYALTMFPYPSGNLHIGHWYANVAPDARARWMRMRGYNVFFPMGFDAFGLPAENAAIKNGVDPAKWTYSNIEYMTGQFQRMGTMIDWSRRFATCDPEYYRWNQWFFTEFFRRGLAYKKGGLVNWCPKDQTVLANEQVVNGHCERCGAAVERRNLSQWYLKITDYADELLDFGDADMPERVRLMQTNWIGKSVGAEITFGTPAGPETVFTTRPDTLMGATFLVLAPEHAKVTALTTDGQRTEVEAYVAAAGRKTDVERQQDAGEKTGVFTGSYATHPVSGHQLPIWVADYVLVTYGTGSIMAVPAHDERDFAFARKFGLEIREVIRPEGSEGMGEHAEAAYVGEGLIVNSGEFDGLPGGKASIATVTGRLEERGVAKARTTFRLRDWLVSRQRYWGTPIPIVYCPEHGAQPVPEDQLPVRLPENVEFTPTGQSPLKLDREWTRTACPVCGGEAERDTDTMDTFVDSSWYMYRYLSPHDDTRPFDSAQSHLLPVDLYTGGIEHAILHLLYSRFWTKAMRDMGLTTQSEPFRWLRNQGMILGPDGEKMSKSRGNVVDPDDLVREYGVDTVRAYLMSIAPWEDGGPWDPSGIQGPSRWLSRVWRLYFEEEAPGPARATTEAELRYAVHSTLKKVSGDYERMDFNTIFASLNVLTDAILDAKRSPVRQTPAYDEALNVLNLMLAPFVPHIAEEIWTERGGEGSVHTQAWPEVDEAAATRDTVTIGVQVNGKVRGQVDIAKTATQEEALAAARAHPDVARFTEGKTTVKEIYVPGRIINIVVKDAK; encoded by the coding sequence GTGACAAAACCTGACATCGCCGAACCCCGCAGCGAGCGCTACAATCCCCACGCCACGGAGAGCAAGTGGCAGGAACGCTGGGAACGGGACGGACTGTACACCTTCCGCGAGGACCCATCCAAGACCAAGCACTACGCCCTGACCATGTTTCCGTATCCCAGCGGAAATCTGCACATCGGCCACTGGTACGCCAACGTGGCCCCCGACGCCCGCGCCCGCTGGATGCGGATGCGCGGTTACAACGTCTTTTTCCCTATGGGCTTCGACGCCTTTGGCCTGCCCGCCGAGAACGCGGCGATCAAAAACGGAGTGGACCCGGCCAAGTGGACCTACTCGAACATCGAGTACATGACCGGGCAATTTCAACGCATGGGCACCATGATCGACTGGAGCCGCCGCTTCGCCACCTGTGACCCCGAGTACTACCGCTGGAACCAGTGGTTTTTCACCGAGTTCTTCCGGCGTGGCCTGGCCTACAAGAAGGGTGGCCTGGTGAACTGGTGCCCCAAGGACCAGACCGTGCTGGCCAACGAGCAGGTGGTGAACGGCCATTGCGAACGCTGCGGCGCAGCGGTAGAGCGGCGCAACCTGAGCCAGTGGTACCTGAAGATCACCGACTACGCCGACGAACTGCTGGACTTCGGCGACGCAGACATGCCCGAGCGCGTGCGCCTGATGCAGACCAACTGGATCGGCAAATCGGTGGGTGCCGAGATCACCTTCGGCACCCCCGCTGGCCCAGAGACGGTCTTTACCACCCGGCCTGACACCCTGATGGGCGCGACGTTCCTGGTGCTGGCCCCCGAACACGCCAAGGTCACGGCGCTGACCACCGATGGGCAGCGCACCGAGGTGGAAGCCTACGTCGCCGCTGCTGGACGCAAGACCGACGTGGAGCGCCAGCAGGACGCGGGCGAGAAGACAGGCGTGTTTACCGGGAGCTACGCCACCCACCCGGTTTCCGGGCACCAACTGCCGATCTGGGTGGCTGACTACGTGCTGGTCACGTACGGTACTGGGTCCATCATGGCCGTGCCGGCCCACGACGAACGCGACTTCGCCTTCGCGCGCAAATTTGGACTGGAGATCAGGGAGGTTATCCGCCCGGAAGGCAGCGAGGGTATGGGCGAGCATGCTGAGGCGGCCTACGTCGGCGAAGGCCTGATCGTGAACTCCGGCGAGTTTGACGGCCTGCCCGGTGGCAAAGCGAGCATCGCCACCGTGACCGGGCGGCTGGAAGAGAGGGGGGTGGCGAAGGCCAGGACCACCTTTCGCCTGCGCGACTGGCTGGTGTCGCGCCAGCGCTACTGGGGCACACCCATCCCGATTGTGTACTGCCCCGAGCACGGCGCGCAGCCCGTCCCCGAGGATCAGTTGCCCGTCCGCCTGCCGGAAAACGTAGAATTCACGCCCACCGGCCAGAGCCCGCTGAAGCTGGACCGGGAGTGGACCCGCACCGCCTGTCCCGTCTGCGGCGGCGAGGCCGAGCGCGATACGGACACGATGGACACCTTCGTGGATTCGAGCTGGTACATGTACCGCTACCTGTCGCCCCACGACGACACGCGGCCCTTCGATTCCGCCCAGAGCCATTTGCTGCCGGTGGACCTGTACACGGGCGGCATCGAGCACGCCATCCTGCACCTGCTGTACTCGCGCTTCTGGACCAAGGCGATGCGCGACATGGGTCTGACCACCCAGAGCGAGCCCTTCCGCTGGCTGCGCAACCAGGGCATGATCCTGGGTCCCGACGGCGAGAAGATGAGCAAGTCACGCGGCAACGTGGTGGACCCCGACGATCTGGTGCGCGAGTACGGCGTGGACACGGTGCGCGCCTATTTGATGTCCATCGCCCCCTGGGAGGACGGCGGACCTTGGGACCCCAGTGGCATCCAGGGTCCCTCGCGCTGGCTGTCGCGCGTGTGGCGGCTGTACTTCGAGGAGGAGGCCCCCGGCCCGGCCCGCGCCACGACGGAAGCCGAACTGCGCTACGCTGTGCACTCCACCCTGAAAAAAGTCTCAGGCGACTACGAGCGCATGGACTTCAACACCATCTTCGCCTCACTGAACGTGTTGACCGACGCGATTTTGGACGCCAAGCGGAGCCCGGTGCGGCAGACACCCGCCTACGACGAAGCGCTGAACGTCCTGAACCTGATGCTGGCTCCCTTCGTGCCGCATATCGCCGAGGAGATCTGGACCGAGCGCGGCGGAGAGGGCAGCGTCCACACCCAGGCATGGCCTGAGGTGGACGAGGCGGCGGCCACCCGCGACACGGTGACCATCGGCGTGCAGGTGAACGGCAAGGTGCGTGGCCAGGTGGACATCGCCAAGACGGCAACGCAAGAAGAAGCTCTGGCCGCCGCCCGCGCTCATCCCGACGTAGCCCGCTTTACGGAGGGCAAAACGACCGTGAAGGAGATTTACGTACCGGGGCGAATCATCAATATCGTTGTAAAAGACGCGAAATAA
- a CDS encoding phage holin family protein, which yields MHEERKSLGGALVDVFDAGVTLVKTEIRAVGRQVGNVAKAKGLGLVLLLGAVGPLLMGLIFLILAVFYGLMRLGLGAWAAALLIALVAFALTGALVLMGIKKLGAEVPNDEPRLPRGPVSEDERLEAQYQAELAAKANAARVSATTAHGPVSVSTGPAPHETGGRSQGHTAGSSTVVDGNAPRVVVTSGSASSGSGTTGSVRLGAAHDASVMGSAVRGGRAQGDTLQTGDFGEKRYPMTGDERDNIASSGPFHSGTRASAESIGMAGDVARGTVRSGVSTSGFTAGDPGVNVRDQGQGLQDSLTVREGVPSGTELRGTDAGQVRLPVYEANEDGSPQVYGNGLNKKLDGSETHNAGHGGHGGHDKKHDPNIQHPVVLKDEPGISVSTTPTFREDMKKEGY from the coding sequence ATGCACGAAGAACGCAAGAGTTTGGGAGGGGCGCTCGTCGATGTGTTCGACGCGGGCGTCACGCTTGTCAAGACGGAGATCCGCGCGGTGGGCCGACAGGTGGGCAATGTGGCGAAGGCCAAGGGCCTCGGGCTGGTGCTGCTGCTGGGCGCGGTGGGACCGCTGCTGATGGGCCTGATCTTCCTGATTCTGGCGGTGTTCTACGGCCTAATGCGCCTGGGACTGGGGGCCTGGGCGGCGGCCCTGCTGATCGCGCTGGTGGCCTTTGCCCTGACTGGAGCGCTCGTCTTGATGGGCATCAAGAAGCTCGGGGCCGAGGTGCCGAACGACGAGCCGCGCCTGCCGCGGGGTCCGGTGAGCGAGGACGAGCGTCTGGAGGCGCAGTACCAGGCCGAACTGGCTGCCAAGGCGAACGCCGCCCGCGTGAGCGCCACCACGGCGCACGGCCCGGTCAGCGTGAGCACAGGTCCTGCCCCTCACGAGACCGGGGGACGCAGTCAGGGCCATACCGCAGGTTCCTCCACCGTGGTGGATGGCAACGCCCCCCGCGTGGTCGTCACGTCTGGCTCCGCCTCATCTGGCTCCGGCACAACGGGTTCCGTGAGGCTGGGCGCCGCCCACGACGCTTCAGTCATGGGGAGCGCCGTGCGGGGAGGCCGGGCGCAGGGCGATACCCTCCAGACCGGAGACTTCGGGGAGAAGCGCTATCCCATGACCGGTGACGAACGCGACAACATCGCCTCCAGCGGCCCCTTCCATTCGGGCACCCGCGCGAGCGCCGAGTCCATCGGCATGGCGGGAGACGTGGCGCGCGGCACAGTGCGGTCCGGCGTCAGCACCTCGGGCTTCACGGCGGGCGATCCAGGCGTGAATGTGCGCGATCAGGGCCAGGGCCTGCAGGACAGCCTGACGGTGCGCGAGGGCGTGCCCAGCGGCACCGAGTTACGCGGCACCGACGCCGGACAGGTGCGTCTGCCCGTGTACGAGGCCAACGAGGACGGCTCGCCCCAGGTGTACGGCAACGGCCTGAACAAGAAGCTCGACGGCTCCGAGACGCATAACGCCGGGCATGGCGGCCACGGCGGGCACGACAAGAAGCATGACCCCAACATTCAGCACCCGGTGGTCCTGAAAGACGAGCCCGGCATCAGCGTGAGCACCACCCCCACCTTCCGCGAGGACATGAAAAAGGAGGGATACTGA
- a CDS encoding class I SAM-dependent methyltransferase: protein MSGPFQSQETLNPAKPLTMASLTLAQRSNRWPVTAAGYAAWRAQALTLLSGQPFSLAREAALFRRLCGPQPGETWLDAGTSTGFYAGVLAGQGCRVLAADLSAPMLREAQRRESHSGIDWMLTNLEASGLPDAAFDGVTIGATLNETHHPARFLAELARLIRPGGQLWLMYVPRTGGPLQRLLSRPVLGGLTFPDPAWVGRQLPGCVRTDGLRMGAVAFERYVKENSGVRRGFCKKA from the coding sequence ATGAGCGGCCCGTTCCAGAGCCAAGAAACCCTCAACCCCGCAAAGCCGCTCACAATGGCCTCCCTTACCCTCGCGCAGCGGAGCAACCGCTGGCCAGTCACTGCCGCCGGATACGCTGCCTGGCGGGCACAGGCGCTGACGCTCCTCTCGGGGCAGCCGTTCTCGTTGGCGCGTGAGGCCGCCCTCTTTCGCCGCCTCTGCGGGCCCCAGCCGGGAGAGACGTGGCTCGACGCGGGCACGAGTACGGGGTTTTATGCGGGCGTACTCGCGGGGCAGGGGTGCCGCGTCCTCGCCGCCGATCTCAGCGCGCCCATGCTGCGGGAGGCGCAGAGGCGCGAGTCCCATTCGGGCATCGACTGGATGCTCACCAATCTGGAGGCGAGCGGGTTACCTGACGCCGCCTTCGACGGCGTGACCATCGGCGCCACCCTCAACGAGACGCACCACCCCGCGCGCTTTCTGGCCGAACTCGCCCGGCTCATCCGGCCTGGCGGGCAACTCTGGCTGATGTACGTGCCGCGCACCGGGGGGCCGCTGCAACGCCTGCTGTCCCGGCCGGTGCTGGGGGGCCTCACCTTCCCCGATCCGGCCTGGGTGGGGCGGCAGCTTCCGGGCTGTGTCCGCACAGACGGCTTACGTATGGGGGCGGTGGCGTTTGAGCGGTACGTGAAGGAGAACTCTGGGGTGCGGAGAGGTTTCTGTAAGAAAGCGTGA
- a CDS encoding phytoene/squalene synthase family protein → MPTPAPPIPAAPPSGATEHCRDVTRQHSQTFYLGSQFFPLRERRAVWAVYAACREGDDCVDERTGKDAEQALAAWWDRVQAAYAGRPAPDPISQALAWAVAHWPVPLSAFEELHEGLRTDLQAHPYRNMDDLILYCRRVAGVVGFMVAPICGYRGGERTLYAALRLGQAMQLTNILRDVGEDLERGRVYLPDTLLREYGVTRPMLERGHVTPEYRALMRHLSALARDWYAEGRMGIPCLNGSARLAVQTAARSYEGILDDLARGDFDNFRRRAHVSGTRKLLMLPQAWWELRLAGSVGV, encoded by the coding sequence GTGCCCACCCCTGCCCCCCCAATTCCTGCCGCCCCTCCATCCGGGGCCACCGAACATTGCCGGGACGTGACGCGCCAGCACAGCCAGACCTTCTACCTGGGCTCGCAGTTCTTTCCCCTCCGCGAGCGCCGGGCGGTCTGGGCCGTTTACGCTGCTTGCCGCGAGGGCGACGACTGCGTGGACGAGCGTACAGGGAAGGATGCCGAGCAGGCCCTCGCCGCGTGGTGGGACCGGGTGCAGGCCGCCTACGCGGGCCGCCCCGCGCCGGACCCCATCTCGCAGGCGCTCGCCTGGGCGGTGGCCCACTGGCCGGTGCCCCTCTCCGCGTTCGAGGAACTGCACGAGGGCCTGCGGACGGACCTTCAGGCCCACCCGTACCGCAATATGGACGACCTGATCCTGTATTGCCGCCGGGTGGCGGGGGTGGTGGGCTTTATGGTGGCCCCCATCTGCGGCTACCGGGGCGGCGAGCGCACCCTCTACGCGGCGCTGCGGCTGGGCCAGGCCATGCAGCTCACCAACATCTTGCGCGACGTGGGCGAGGACCTGGAGCGTGGGCGGGTCTACCTGCCCGACACACTGCTGCGCGAGTACGGCGTTACCCGCCCCATGCTGGAGCGTGGGCACGTGACCCCCGAATACCGTGCGCTGATGCGCCACCTCTCGGCGCTGGCCCGCGACTGGTATGCCGAGGGCCGCATGGGGATTCCCTGTCTGAACGGCTCGGCCCGGCTGGCTGTGCAGACGGCCGCCCGCTCCTACGAGGGCATACTGGACGACCTCGCGCGCGGCGATTTCGACAACTTCCGCCGCCGGGCACACGTGAGCGGCACGCGCAAATTGCTGATGCTGCCGCAGGCGTGGTGGGAACTCCGGCTGGCAGGGAGTGTGGGGGTGTAA
- the crtI gene encoding phytoene desaturase family protein, which translates to MTDPSLPPAPSRRKKALIIGSGFGGLSLGIRLQSLGFDTTILEKMDGPGGRAYQKRTPDGYVFDMGPTVITVPHFIEELFALERNGGRLDQPDYPPHVLTGERVREGESGGPRTRDYVRLVPILPFYRIYFDDGTYFDYDGDPGSTRRQIAALAPEDLAGYERFHRGAQAIFERGFLELGYTHFGDPATMFRVVPDLLRLDAVRTLFSFTSKYFQSPKMRQVFSFETLLIGGNPLSVPAIYAMIHFVEKTWGIHYALGGTGALVRAFVQKFEELGGRIEYGSEVEKVLVTDNRGRPVRAPIGRRVARGVRLRGGEEMHADLVVSNGDWANTYLKRVPRAARLVNTDLRVKAARQSMSLVVVYFGFRDDPARPLDLRHHNIILGPRYEELLTEIFGRKVLGADFSQYLHVPTLTDPSLAPPGHHAAYTLIPVPHHGGGIDWNAEGPKLVDKVLAFLEERGYIPALRERLTHLEFVTPDYFANTLDSHLGNAFGPEPMLAQSAYFRPHNRSEDVRNLYLVGAGAQPGAGTPSVMMSAKMTARLIAEDFGLHPEVRSGGVARAEGQGQ; encoded by the coding sequence ATGACGGACCCCTCTCTCCCGCCCGCCCCCTCCAGACGGAAAAAGGCCCTCATCATCGGCTCGGGCTTCGGTGGCCTGAGCCTTGGTATCCGGCTGCAGAGCCTGGGCTTCGACACCACCATTCTCGAAAAGATGGACGGCCCAGGCGGGCGGGCGTACCAGAAGCGCACGCCGGACGGCTACGTGTTTGACATGGGGCCCACCGTCATCACCGTGCCGCACTTCATTGAGGAACTGTTCGCGCTGGAACGGAACGGCGGTCGGCTGGACCAGCCCGATTACCCGCCCCACGTCCTGACGGGCGAGCGCGTTCGGGAAGGGGAGAGCGGCGGCCCGCGCACCCGCGACTACGTGCGGCTGGTGCCCATCTTGCCCTTCTACCGCATCTATTTCGACGACGGCACGTACTTCGACTACGACGGTGACCCGGGGAGCACCCGCCGCCAGATCGCCGCACTCGCGCCGGAGGATCTCGCTGGGTACGAGCGCTTTCACCGCGGCGCTCAGGCCATTTTCGAGCGTGGCTTTCTGGAACTGGGCTATACGCACTTCGGTGACCCCGCCACCATGTTCCGCGTGGTGCCGGACCTGCTGCGGCTGGACGCGGTTCGGACGCTCTTTTCCTTCACGAGCAAGTATTTCCAGTCGCCCAAGATGCGGCAGGTCTTTTCCTTCGAGACGCTGCTGATCGGCGGCAATCCGCTCTCGGTGCCCGCGATCTACGCGATGATCCACTTCGTCGAGAAGACCTGGGGCATCCACTATGCGCTGGGGGGGACGGGGGCCCTCGTGCGCGCCTTTGTCCAGAAGTTTGAGGAACTCGGCGGGCGCATCGAGTACGGCTCGGAAGTGGAGAAGGTGCTCGTCACGGATAACCGGGGCCGCCCGGTGCGGGCGCCCATTGGAAGGCGTGTGGCGCGCGGCGTGCGGTTGCGCGGCGGCGAGGAGATGCACGCGGACCTCGTGGTGAGCAACGGCGACTGGGCCAACACGTACCTCAAGCGGGTGCCCCGGGCGGCGCGACTGGTGAATACGGACCTGCGCGTCAAGGCCGCCCGCCAGAGCATGAGCCTGGTGGTGGTCTACTTCGGCTTCCGCGACGACCCAGCCCGCCCGCTGGACCTGCGCCACCACAACATCATCCTGGGGCCGCGCTATGAGGAACTGCTCACCGAGATTTTTGGCCGGAAGGTGCTGGGGGCCGACTTCAGCCAGTACCTGCACGTTCCCACCCTGACCGATCCGAGCCTTGCTCCGCCCGGACACCACGCGGCCTACACGCTCATTCCTGTGCCCCACCACGGCGGGGGGATCGACTGGAACGCCGAGGGGCCGAAGCTGGTGGATAAGGTGCTCGCCTTTCTGGAGGAGCGCGGATACATTCCGGCGCTACGTGAGCGGCTGACGCATCTGGAATTCGTTACGCCCGATTACTTTGCAAACACCCTCGACAGCCACCTCGGCAACGCCTTTGGCCCCGAGCCCATGCTGGCCCAGAGCGCCTACTTCCGCCCGCATAACCGCTCGGAGGATGTGCGTAACCTCTACCTGGTGGGCGCGGGCGCGCAGCCCGGGGCAGGGACGCCAAGCGTGATGATGAGCGCCAAGATGACGGCGCGGCTGATCGCGGAAGATTTTGGGTTGCATCCGGAGGTGCGGAGCGGTGGAGTCGCGCGCGCAGAGGGCCAAGGGCAGTAG
- a CDS encoding M12 family metallopeptidase, producing MRRTLPLLTLLSAVLASCSTAPQEAVGSVTGPNGGMSAARPDTRSVTLILEDGSRQTVTAFVRDGMLLLEDDIIAADDVNALGPQGTYVVDTRYRWTGRTIPYTFASTVPQAVRDRVNQAAANIRNTTNVVVTPRTSQANYVQITYNTGTECSSSLGMVGGRQTLTLADRCTVGSIMHEFGHAMGLFHEQTRPDRDSYVAIQWNNIPADWQSQYQIRSGSKGYGPYDFDSIMHYPAYFNGKLAIKPLNSAIDLNRMGQRNGYSTTDKSTINFMYPR from the coding sequence ATGCGCCGCACCCTGCCCCTGCTTACCCTGCTGTCTGCCGTCCTCGCTTCCTGCTCCACCGCTCCCCAGGAGGCGGTCGGGAGCGTTACCGGCCCGAACGGCGGGATGAGTGCCGCCAGACCCGACACGCGCTCCGTGACCCTGATTCTGGAAGACGGCAGCCGCCAGACCGTGACGGCCTTCGTGCGTGACGGCATGTTGCTGCTCGAAGACGACATCATCGCCGCAGACGACGTGAACGCGCTTGGGCCCCAGGGCACCTATGTGGTAGATACCCGTTACCGCTGGACGGGCCGCACCATTCCCTACACCTTCGCCAGCACTGTGCCCCAGGCCGTGCGCGACCGGGTAAACCAGGCCGCCGCCAACATTCGCAATACCACCAACGTCGTGGTCACGCCGCGCACCAGCCAGGCGAACTACGTGCAGATCACCTACAACACCGGCACCGAATGCTCCAGCAGTCTCGGGATGGTGGGCGGGCGGCAGACGCTAACGCTGGCGGACCGCTGCACAGTGGGCAGCATCATGCACGAGTTCGGCCACGCGATGGGCCTCTTTCACGAGCAGACCCGCCCGGACCGCGACTCCTACGTCGCCATCCAGTGGAACAACATTCCCGCCGACTGGCAGAGCCAGTACCAGATTCGCAGCGGCTCCAAGGGCTACGGCCCCTACGACTTCGACTCGATCATGCACTACCCCGCCTACTTCAACGGCAAACTGGCGATCAAGCCGCTCAACAGCGCCATAGACCTGAACCGCATGGGACAGCGAAACGGCTACAGCACCACCGACAAGTCCACCATCAACTTCATGTACCCGCGCTGA
- a CDS encoding alpha/beta hydrolase, which produces MHNATWEPSPWNAGTPVTGYVWHADGPLAAVLLTHGFGEHAGRYVERYHRLIPALVGAGFTVYAYDQRGHGRSEGRRAVVDTAQLEEDHLRVRETLRAQPLPLYAFGHSLGGLVTAASVARDPRGLAGVILSSPALLIGEDQPQWLKALAPMLAKLAPAAPVTDLGEGVLSRLAEEEAAYRSDPLIYQGRVPALTGASMLRLSGELWAKYPRWTLPTLVVHGTADRVTDVNGSKRFIQLISATDKTLQLVEGGYHELLNDEPRAEVLALILGWLRKRSQRTG; this is translated from the coding sequence ATGCACAACGCAACGTGGGAGCCGTCTCCCTGGAACGCGGGCACGCCCGTCACCGGTTACGTCTGGCACGCCGATGGGCCGCTGGCCGCCGTGCTGCTCACCCACGGCTTCGGCGAGCACGCCGGGCGCTACGTGGAGCGGTACCACCGCCTGATTCCCGCGCTGGTGGGGGCAGGCTTCACGGTGTACGCCTACGACCAACGGGGACACGGGCGCTCGGAGGGGCGGCGGGCGGTGGTTGACACGGCGCAACTGGAAGAAGACCACCTGCGGGTGCGCGAAACGCTGCGGGCTCAGCCCCTGCCCCTCTATGCCTTCGGGCACTCGCTGGGCGGATTGGTGACAGCGGCGAGCGTGGCGCGAGATCCCCGGGGACTGGCAGGCGTGATTCTTTCCAGCCCCGCCCTCCTGATCGGGGAGGACCAGCCCCAGTGGCTCAAAGCGCTGGCCCCCATGCTGGCGAAACTCGCTCCCGCCGCTCCCGTGACCGATCTGGGCGAAGGCGTGCTGTCGCGCCTGGCCGAGGAGGAAGCGGCCTACCGTTCGGACCCGCTGATCTATCAGGGCCGGGTACCTGCGCTGACGGGCGCGTCCATGCTGCGCCTGAGCGGCGAACTGTGGGCCAAATACCCGCGCTGGACGCTGCCCACCTTGGTGGTTCACGGAACGGCCGACCGGGTGACGGATGTGAACGGGTCCAAACGGTTTATACAGCTGATCTCCGCCACCGATAAAACGCTGCAACTCGTGGAGGGCGGCTATCACGAGTTGCTGAACGACGAGCCGCGCGCGGAGGTACTGGCCCTGATCCTGGGGTGGTTGCGGAAGCGGAGTCAGCGCACGGGTTGA
- a CDS encoding OsmC family protein, protein MADIARKASAHWTGDLMKGQGTVSTGSGTLKDAQYSFKTRFQEGVGTNPEELLAAAHAGCFTMQLSALLAGHGHDPQDLRTEATCEMVRDGAGFKISTMRLTIRGKVGNIDGAEFERHVGEAAKLCPLSRVMAGNVEIVHEAVLEG, encoded by the coding sequence ATGGCAGATATTGCGCGCAAGGCGAGCGCCCACTGGACGGGCGATCTGATGAAGGGCCAGGGCACCGTGAGCACCGGCAGCGGCACCCTCAAGGACGCCCAGTATTCCTTCAAGACCCGCTTTCAGGAGGGTGTGGGCACCAACCCCGAGGAACTCCTCGCCGCCGCCCATGCGGGCTGCTTCACCATGCAGCTCTCGGCGCTGCTTGCCGGGCACGGTCACGATCCCCAGGACCTGCGGACCGAGGCCACCTGCGAGATGGTGCGCGACGGAGCAGGCTTCAAGATCAGCACCATGCGCCTTACCATTCGGGGCAAGGTGGGCAACATCGATGGTGCCGAGTTCGAGCGCCACGTGGGAGAGGCGGCCAAGCTGTGCCCGCTGAGCCGTGTGATGGCGGGCAACGTGGAAATCGTTCACGAGGCCGTGCTCGAGGGGTAA